The following are encoded in a window of Stieleria sp. JC731 genomic DNA:
- a CDS encoding type I phosphomannose isomerase catalytic subunit, whose translation MTNRPGYPLIFRPLIKQTIWGGTKLGTMLGKSIGDEGDYAESWEIVDHGDDQSVLTNGALAGKTLADLIAEDPKWLFGKATTERNFPLLLKYLDCNRVLSVQVHPDDAYGATMPVPDLGKTEAWYVVDAEPGSLIYAGLKAGVGRAELADAVQAGQTESVLHSFCPSPGDCVFIPAGTVHALGAGLVIAEIQQSSNTTFRLFDWNRVGADGQPRPLHIEQSLDVTDYESGPVPARKSQQGVQGWQRLVQCDKFSLDAMESGQGDVGGDGRFHILTVPRGSAKLTTEAESITIECGQSVLLPAAIDKCSVQVEADSTLLHAESPQD comes from the coding sequence ATGACAAACCGACCTGGTTACCCGCTGATTTTCCGTCCACTGATTAAACAGACCATCTGGGGCGGCACAAAACTCGGCACGATGTTAGGAAAAAGTATCGGCGACGAGGGCGATTACGCCGAAAGCTGGGAAATCGTCGACCATGGAGATGACCAAAGTGTCCTGACAAATGGAGCTTTGGCAGGAAAAACACTAGCCGATTTGATTGCCGAAGACCCGAAATGGTTGTTCGGAAAGGCTACAACCGAGCGGAATTTTCCACTGTTGCTGAAGTACCTCGATTGCAACCGCGTGTTGTCGGTTCAGGTTCATCCCGATGATGCCTATGGTGCCACGATGCCGGTTCCAGACCTAGGGAAAACGGAGGCTTGGTACGTTGTTGATGCCGAGCCCGGATCACTGATTTATGCCGGGCTGAAAGCCGGCGTGGGCCGAGCCGAACTTGCTGATGCTGTCCAAGCTGGTCAGACCGAGAGCGTTTTGCACTCGTTTTGTCCCAGCCCCGGCGATTGTGTGTTTATCCCCGCGGGAACCGTCCATGCTTTGGGAGCCGGATTGGTCATCGCCGAAATTCAACAATCCAGCAACACAACGTTTCGCCTGTTTGACTGGAATCGCGTCGGTGCCGATGGGCAACCACGCCCGTTGCATATCGAGCAATCGTTGGATGTCACCGACTACGAAAGCGGTCCAGTTCCGGCACGCAAAAGCCAACAAGGCGTGCAAGGCTGGCAGCGTCTGGTGCAGTGCGACAAATTCAGTTTGGATGCGATGGAGTCCGGGCAGGGTGACGTCGGTGGTGATGGTCGGTTCCATATCCTGACTGTGCCACGCGGTTCGGCCAAACTGACGACCGAGGCAGAGTCGATCACGATCGAATGTGGGCAGTCCGTGTTATTACCAGCCGCGATCGATAAATGTTCGGTGCAGGTTGAGGCTGA
- the tatC gene encoding twin-arginine translocase subunit TatC, with translation MNRKQDDLFENSTMTFGEHLEELRHCLIRAILALAIGLGIGLTVANKVVRYVSEPLKEAILDFNAKKNLAMLGYEDLNDPKVKALLPKLVEQSLKWQVVYEIPSEFQTPATAELVAKPSSPETADKKDAATDDLDKKSDGKVVQVADGQKLDRSDLKALLHALPSPDQLIPKVQLIRDTTGLTTLKVEESFMIWVKAGLIVGAVVSSPAVFYFLWQFIAAGLHQHERKYVYIYLPVSVTLFVSGVVLAFFLVLHYVLNFLLAFNGSMDVEMEPRLTHYINFVLLLPLGFGLAFQLPLVMLFLQRIGLIETAAYVGSWRIAILVIFFLSMILTPADVTSMIALAIPLMFLYFMGILMCHFIPRGPGLGSGAYDPA, from the coding sequence GTGAATCGTAAGCAGGACGACCTGTTCGAAAACTCGACGATGACCTTTGGCGAACACTTGGAAGAGTTGCGCCATTGTCTGATCAGGGCAATCCTCGCTTTGGCCATAGGTCTAGGCATCGGATTGACCGTTGCGAACAAGGTCGTTCGATACGTTTCCGAACCGCTTAAAGAAGCCATCCTGGATTTCAACGCTAAGAAGAACCTAGCGATGCTGGGTTATGAAGACCTCAATGATCCCAAAGTCAAAGCGTTGCTGCCCAAACTGGTTGAGCAATCGCTGAAATGGCAGGTGGTCTACGAAATCCCGTCCGAGTTTCAAACGCCGGCGACGGCAGAACTGGTCGCGAAGCCATCATCTCCCGAGACAGCTGACAAGAAGGACGCTGCAACTGACGACTTGGATAAAAAATCCGATGGCAAAGTCGTCCAAGTCGCTGATGGCCAAAAATTGGATCGAAGCGACTTAAAAGCACTTTTGCATGCCCTTCCTAGCCCCGATCAGTTGATCCCCAAAGTCCAACTGATCCGCGACACGACTGGACTGACAACACTGAAAGTCGAAGAATCGTTCATGATCTGGGTCAAAGCCGGCTTGATCGTCGGTGCTGTGGTCTCGTCCCCTGCGGTGTTCTATTTTCTTTGGCAGTTCATTGCCGCTGGACTACACCAACACGAGCGAAAGTACGTTTACATTTACTTGCCCGTCAGCGTGACCTTGTTCGTTAGCGGCGTCGTGCTGGCGTTCTTCCTGGTACTGCACTACGTGCTGAACTTCCTGTTGGCATTCAATGGCAGCATGGATGTTGAGATGGAACCGCGGCTGACGCACTACATCAACTTTGTTTTGTTGCTGCCGTTGGGATTCGGCTTGGCGTTCCAGCTTCCACTGGTGATGCTGTTCCTACAGCGAATCGGGCTGATCGAAACCGCCGCTTACGTGGGCAGTTGGCGAATCGCGATCTTGGTGATCTTTTTCCTTTCGATGATCCTGACTCCAGCCGATGTGACCAGCATGATTGCTTTGGCGATCCCGCTGATGTTCTTGTATTTCATGGGCATTTTGATGTGCCACTTTATCCCGCGTGGTCCCGGTTTGGGTAGCGGTGCGTACGACCCGGCGTAA